From the genome of Candidatus Sulfotelmatobacter sp.:
GCGAGTGGCAGAGCGCCACGCACACCACGCTCCGCACGTCGCGCAGGAGGCGGGTCGGGTCGGCGCGGCGCTCGCGGGCTTCGGCGGTGGCGAGCCAGTCCATGCCGCCGTGCATCCCGGCCGCGAGCCAGGCTTCGTAGCGCTCCGCCCCCTCGAGGGGAGAAACGGTCGCCCATCGAGCGTCCTCGAAGCCGAGCGCAACCGCACGCTGGCGAATTCGCGCGGCGGCGGTGAGCGCGACCATGCAGCGCGCGTTCAGTGAGTCGAGTCGGCTGCGGCCGGGAGGCTCTTGGGCCCCGCGGCATGCGGCGCCGACTTGGCCGCGCCGGACGCCGGCTTCGGTCCGTAGAGCGGGCGCACCAGAGACAACGTCCCCGGCACGATTCCCGGCGAGTTGGAGATCCTGCGCGCTTCATCGGCGGCCTGCACCGCGGCGCGCCGCGTGATCTCGGCGGGATCGTCGGGCGCCAGCGGCTCGCCGGCCGGCTTGATCGTGGGCGGGGGCGCAGCGGAAGCGCCGCCCGTTCCTGCGGCCGGCTTCGGCGCGGGCCGCCGCGCAAGATCGTTCGGCACCAGGTCCTCGACGCGAACGCGCGGCAGCGGCCCGGTCTGTCGCTCGACGGCTTCGATCGGCGGCCCGAGATTGATGGTCACGCCGTCACGTTCGGCGAGATTGCGGATCGGCTTCACCTCGCTCGCGGCCGATCCCAGTTTTTGCGCCGAGACCACGTGCTGCGACAGATCGGTCGAACCGAGCGCGGACACCGGCGCGAAATGGACCGCGCTGGGCGGAGAGGCACCCAGGGTGCTGCCGTTCAGGTCGTAGCCGGAAGGAGGAGGCAGCGGCGCCCAGCCCACGAACTGTCCGGTCGTCTCCCATCGCACCCAGCCCGGCCCCCAGTCGCTGCCCGGGGCCCACACCCAGCCCTGGAACTGGTCGAAGAACCAGTTGCCGTAGTGATAGGTCGCCCAGCCGAACGGCTCGGACGAGATCCACACCCAGCCGTAGAGGTCGGTCGGAGCCCAGAAGCCGTCGGCGAATGGCTCCCATTGATTCCAGACCACGTTGGGCCGGAACACGAAGCCGGCCGGCTCGATCAGCACCCATTCGCCGTAGTCCTTCAGCGCGTCGTAGAAGACCCGGTACTCGGGCTTCAAGAGCTGGCGCGCCACCGGCTGCGTGGGGGTGACCGGTGTGAGTCCGACCGAGGCGCAACCGCCGAGAGAGATCAGCGTCAGCGCGGCGAAGCAGAGGGCGCAGAACCTGCGCATGTTTCGAATCCCCGGGGCTCGAGAGGTGGCTCGCGTCAAGAGTGCGACCCACGAGCGCTCGGGTCAAGAAGCGGAGGTCAGGGATTCGTCGGGCGCCGGGCGGTCATCAGCAGGCGCCACGAGACCGAATCGAGAAGCGGACGGATCCGCCGGGATCGATCCAGGCCCGATTCGATCGCCCACAGCACGCGGAACGGCAGGCGCCAGCCGCTCCAGGGCAGCGGCATGTACATCCCGGTCAGCGGATAGGCGAGGAAGTCGAAGAAGCGCGTGCGAAAGTCGGTGAAGCCAGCGCGCAGGAGCGTCTCCTCGACGAGACCACGAGTGAACTCGTGCTTGTGCGCGAGGTCGGCCGGAGACTCGAACCGGCTGTTGCGGAACCAGCCGCGCCGCACCGCGTCGGCGACACGAGTCGCGACCGGCTCGAACAGAATGACGCGAGCCCCGGGCTTGAGAAGCCGGTAGACCTCGCGCATCGCGGCGTCGAGATCGAGGAAGTGATGCGCGGCACCGTTGCAGACCACGGCGTCGAACGACGAACCACGCAGCGGCAGGCGCTCCGCATCCCCCGAGCACAGGAGGAGCGCCGGGTTTCGCTCGCCGGCGCGCCGGAGCGCCGAACGCGACAGATCGACCCCGGTCCATCGGCCCGGCAGTCGACGCGCCAGCCAGTCGAGCAGGCAGCCGGTGCCACAGCCGAGATCGAGCACCGCGCTGCCGTCAGCGAGGTCGAGGAACCGCGCGAGCCGTTCGAACTGCCGTTCGAGGACGTAGCGCGTGCCCGCGCGAGAGTGGGCTCGCTCCTGAAACGACCAGCCGGTTTCGTCCTGCCAGGCGCGCTCGTCACGACGGATGTCGTGATCAAACGGTGTAGCGGCCATACGCCTTCCGAGCCGAGCGGCGAAAGGTTTCCCCGCTCGGCACTACAGGTTCTTGTAGTCGGGGCCTCCGCCCCCTTCGGGGGTCACCCAGGTGATGATCTGGTAGGGATCAGCAATATCACAGGTCTTGCAGTGTACGCAGTTCGAAGCATTGATGTGCAGCTTGATCGAACCGGGCGGCCTGGATTCGTCGGGCACCATCTCGTAGACGCTGGCGGGGCAGAAGTGCTGGCAGGGGTTGCCGAACTCCTCGCGGCAACGAGTCGCGCAGACGCTGGTGTCGGCCACCACCAGATGCACCGGCTGGTCCTCGTCGTGCCGGGTGCCCGAAAGATAGACATCGGCCAGCTTGTCGAAGGTGAGAACGCCGTCGAACTTCTGCGGAGCCGGCTTTCCCTGGGGCCAGGCGTCCCTCAGCTTCCGCATGCGCTCGTGGCCGGCATGCCCCGGGACGCGATCGCGCAGCAT
Proteins encoded in this window:
- a CDS encoding class I SAM-dependent methyltransferase encodes the protein MAATPFDHDIRRDERAWQDETGWSFQERAHSRAGTRYVLERQFERLARFLDLADGSAVLDLGCGTGCLLDWLARRLPGRWTGVDLSRSALRRAGERNPALLLCSGDAERLPLRGSSFDAVVCNGAAHHFLDLDAAMREVYRLLKPGARVILFEPVATRVADAVRRGWFRNSRFESPADLAHKHEFTRGLVEETLLRAGFTDFRTRFFDFLAYPLTGMYMPLPWSGWRLPFRVLWAIESGLDRSRRIRPLLDSVSWRLLMTARRPTNP
- a CDS encoding DUF6600 domain-containing protein — protein: MRRFCALCFAALTLISLGGCASVGLTPVTPTQPVARQLLKPEYRVFYDALKDYGEWVLIEPAGFVFRPNVVWNQWEPFADGFWAPTDLYGWVWISSEPFGWATYHYGNWFFDQFQGWVWAPGSDWGPGWVRWETTGQFVGWAPLPPPSGYDLNGSTLGASPPSAVHFAPVSALGSTDLSQHVVSAQKLGSAASEVKPIRNLAERDGVTINLGPPIEAVERQTGPLPRVRVEDLVPNDLARRPAPKPAAGTGGASAAPPPTIKPAGEPLAPDDPAEITRRAAVQAADEARRISNSPGIVPGTLSLVRPLYGPKPASGAAKSAPHAAGPKSLPAAADSTH